One Halichoerus grypus chromosome 1, mHalGry1.hap1.1, whole genome shotgun sequence genomic region harbors:
- the HEMK1 gene encoding MTRF1L release factor glutamine methyltransferase isoform X3, with the protein MPVQYILGEWDFQGLSLKMAPPVFIPRPETEELVEWVLEEVAQSPCTVGAQGGPLILEVGCGSGAIALSLLSQLPQSRVIAVDKGEAAICLTQENAQRLRLLDRIRIVPLDVTLEGSWAHLLPWGPMDLVVSNPPYIFHQDMEQLAPEIRSYEDPLALDGGEEGMDIITHILALAPWLLKDSGSIFLEVDPRHPELVGSWLQSQPNLSLDLVAVRRDFCGRPRFLHIRRSGRQRGCPADAWPGPQPARVPG; encoded by the exons ATGCCTGTGCAGTACATCCTTGGCGAGTGGGACTTTCAAGGACTCAGTCTGAAGATGGCCCCCCCAGTGTTCATCCCTCGCCCGGAAACAGAG GAGCTGGTTGAATGGGTGCTGGAGGAGGTGGCCCAGAGTCCCTGTACAGTGGGAGCCCAAGGTGGCCCCCTCATCCTGGAGGTGGGCTGCGGATCGGGAGCCATCGCCCTCAGCCTGCTGAGTCAGCTTCCCCAG AGCCGAGTCATTGCCGTGGATAAAGGAGAAGCTGCCATCTGCCTGACCCAGGAGAATGCTCAAAG GCTTCGGTTGCTGGACAGAATTCGGATCGTCCCCCTCGATGTGACCTTAG AGGGGAGCTGGGCGCAcctcctgccctggggccccATGGACCTGGTCGTCAGCAACCCTCCCTACATCTTCCACCAAGACATGGAGCAGCTGGCCCCTGAGATCCGCAG CTATGAAGACCCACTAGCCCtggatggtggggaggagggcatggaCATCATTACCCACATCTTGGCCCTGGCACCTTGGCTCCTGAAGGACTCTGG GAGCATTTTCTTAGAAGTGGACCCAAGACACCCAGAGCTTGTTGGCAGCTGGCTTCAGAGCCAGCCTAACCTGTCCCTTGATCTCGTGGCTGTGCGCAGGGACTTCTGTGGGAG GCCCCGATTCCTGCATATCCGGAGGTCTGGGCGACAGCGTGGCTGCCCCGCAGATGCCTGGCCAGGGCCCCAGCCTGCCAGAGTGCCGGGCTGA
- the HEMK1 gene encoding MTRF1L release factor glutamine methyltransferase isoform X5, translating to MHIREPSPGSFCRQEGGLGNSSGRMPVQYILGEWDFQGLSLKMAPPVFIPRPETEELVEWVLEEVAQSPCTVGAQGGPLILEVGCGSGAIALSLLSQLPQSRVIAVDKGEAAICLTQENAQRLRLLDRIRIVPLDVTLEGSWAHLLPWGPMDLVVSNPPYIFHQDMEQLAPEIRSYEDPLALDGGEEGMDIITHILALAPWLLKDSGSIFLEVDPRHPELVGSWLQSQPNLSLDLVAVRRDFCGRPRFLHIRRSGRQRGCPADAWPGPQPARVPG from the exons ATGCACATCCGGGAGCCGAGCCCCGGCAGTTTCTGCCGCCAGGAGGGCGGGCTGGGTAACTCTTCAGGCAG GATGCCTGTGCAGTACATCCTTGGCGAGTGGGACTTTCAAGGACTCAGTCTGAAGATGGCCCCCCCAGTGTTCATCCCTCGCCCGGAAACAGAG GAGCTGGTTGAATGGGTGCTGGAGGAGGTGGCCCAGAGTCCCTGTACAGTGGGAGCCCAAGGTGGCCCCCTCATCCTGGAGGTGGGCTGCGGATCGGGAGCCATCGCCCTCAGCCTGCTGAGTCAGCTTCCCCAG AGCCGAGTCATTGCCGTGGATAAAGGAGAAGCTGCCATCTGCCTGACCCAGGAGAATGCTCAAAG GCTTCGGTTGCTGGACAGAATTCGGATCGTCCCCCTCGATGTGACCTTAG AGGGGAGCTGGGCGCAcctcctgccctggggccccATGGACCTGGTCGTCAGCAACCCTCCCTACATCTTCCACCAAGACATGGAGCAGCTGGCCCCTGAGATCCGCAG CTATGAAGACCCACTAGCCCtggatggtggggaggagggcatggaCATCATTACCCACATCTTGGCCCTGGCACCTTGGCTCCTGAAGGACTCTGG GAGCATTTTCTTAGAAGTGGACCCAAGACACCCAGAGCTTGTTGGCAGCTGGCTTCAGAGCCAGCCTAACCTGTCCCTTGATCTCGTGGCTGTGCGCAGGGACTTCTGTGGGAG GCCCCGATTCCTGCATATCCGGAGGTCTGGGCGACAGCGTGGCTGCCCCGCAGATGCCTGGCCAGGGCCCCAGCCTGCCAGAGTGCCGGGCTGA
- the HEMK1 gene encoding MTRF1L release factor glutamine methyltransferase isoform X4: MPQSWSATGLQSLRRGASLRPRHPFQSLRPVLWTQPLTSWQLQCIQELSSRRLQRMPVQYILGEWDFQGLSLKMAPPVFIPRPETEELVEWVLEEVAQSPCTVGAQGGPLILEVGCGSGAIALSLLSQLPQSRVIAVDKGEAAICLTQENAQRLRLLDRIRIVPLDVTLEGSWAHLLPWGPMDLVVSNPPYIFHQDMEQLAPEIRSYEDPLALDGGEEGMDIITHILALAPWLLKDSGSIFLEVDPRHPELVGSWLQSQPNLSLDLVAVRRDFCGRPRFLHIRRSGRQRGCPADAWPGPQPARVPG, from the exons ATGCCACAGAGCTGGTCAGCCACTGGACTGCAGTCTTTGAGAAGAGGGGCATCCCTGAGGCCCAGGCATCCA TTTCAGAGCCTGAGACCAGTACTTTGGACCCAGCCCCTGACCTCTTGGCAGCTACAATGCATCCAGGAGCTGAGTAGCCGCCGATTGCAAAG GATGCCTGTGCAGTACATCCTTGGCGAGTGGGACTTTCAAGGACTCAGTCTGAAGATGGCCCCCCCAGTGTTCATCCCTCGCCCGGAAACAGAG GAGCTGGTTGAATGGGTGCTGGAGGAGGTGGCCCAGAGTCCCTGTACAGTGGGAGCCCAAGGTGGCCCCCTCATCCTGGAGGTGGGCTGCGGATCGGGAGCCATCGCCCTCAGCCTGCTGAGTCAGCTTCCCCAG AGCCGAGTCATTGCCGTGGATAAAGGAGAAGCTGCCATCTGCCTGACCCAGGAGAATGCTCAAAG GCTTCGGTTGCTGGACAGAATTCGGATCGTCCCCCTCGATGTGACCTTAG AGGGGAGCTGGGCGCAcctcctgccctggggccccATGGACCTGGTCGTCAGCAACCCTCCCTACATCTTCCACCAAGACATGGAGCAGCTGGCCCCTGAGATCCGCAG CTATGAAGACCCACTAGCCCtggatggtggggaggagggcatggaCATCATTACCCACATCTTGGCCCTGGCACCTTGGCTCCTGAAGGACTCTGG GAGCATTTTCTTAGAAGTGGACCCAAGACACCCAGAGCTTGTTGGCAGCTGGCTTCAGAGCCAGCCTAACCTGTCCCTTGATCTCGTGGCTGTGCGCAGGGACTTCTGTGGGAG GCCCCGATTCCTGCATATCCGGAGGTCTGGGCGACAGCGTGGCTGCCCCGCAGATGCCTGGCCAGGGCCCCAGCCTGCCAGAGTGCCGGGCTGA
- the HEMK1 gene encoding MTRF1L release factor glutamine methyltransferase isoform X2 — protein MELGGRMLWALLSGPGRRGGTRGWAFSSWQPHLPLAGSLNATELVSHWTAVFEKRGIPEAQASSEYIVAHVLGAKTFQSLRPVLWTQPLTSWQLQCIQELSSRRLQRMPVQYILGEWDFQGLSLKMAPPVFIPRPETEELVEWVLEEVAQSPCTVGAQGGPLILEVGCGSGAIALSLLSQLPQSRVIAVDKGEAAICLTQENAQRLRLLDRIRIVPLDVTLEGSWAHLLPWGPMDLVVSNPPYIFHQDMEQLAPEIRRSIFLEVDPRHPELVGSWLQSQPNLSLDLVAVRRDFCGRPRFLHIRRSGRQRGCPADAWPGPQPARVPG, from the exons ATGGAGCTTGGGGGCCGAATGCTCTGGGCCCTCCTGTCTGGCcccgggaggaggggaggcaccAGGGGCTGGGCCTTCAGCTCATGGCAACCCCATCTGCCTCTGGCTGGGTCATTGAATGCCACAGAGCTGGTCAGCCACTGGACTGCAGTCTTTGAGAAGAGGGGCATCCCTGAGGCCCAGGCATCCAGTGAGTACATCGTGGCTCATGTCCTTGGAGCCAAAACA TTTCAGAGCCTGAGACCAGTACTTTGGACCCAGCCCCTGACCTCTTGGCAGCTACAATGCATCCAGGAGCTGAGTAGCCGCCGATTGCAAAG GATGCCTGTGCAGTACATCCTTGGCGAGTGGGACTTTCAAGGACTCAGTCTGAAGATGGCCCCCCCAGTGTTCATCCCTCGCCCGGAAACAGAG GAGCTGGTTGAATGGGTGCTGGAGGAGGTGGCCCAGAGTCCCTGTACAGTGGGAGCCCAAGGTGGCCCCCTCATCCTGGAGGTGGGCTGCGGATCGGGAGCCATCGCCCTCAGCCTGCTGAGTCAGCTTCCCCAG AGCCGAGTCATTGCCGTGGATAAAGGAGAAGCTGCCATCTGCCTGACCCAGGAGAATGCTCAAAG GCTTCGGTTGCTGGACAGAATTCGGATCGTCCCCCTCGATGTGACCTTAG AGGGGAGCTGGGCGCAcctcctgccctggggccccATGGACCTGGTCGTCAGCAACCCTCCCTACATCTTCCACCAAGACATGGAGCAGCTGGCCCCTGAGATCCGCAG GAGCATTTTCTTAGAAGTGGACCCAAGACACCCAGAGCTTGTTGGCAGCTGGCTTCAGAGCCAGCCTAACCTGTCCCTTGATCTCGTGGCTGTGCGCAGGGACTTCTGTGGGAG GCCCCGATTCCTGCATATCCGGAGGTCTGGGCGACAGCGTGGCTGCCCCGCAGATGCCTGGCCAGGGCCCCAGCCTGCCAGAGTGCCGGGCTGA
- the HEMK1 gene encoding MTRF1L release factor glutamine methyltransferase isoform X1, producing the protein MELGGRMLWALLSGPGRRGGTRGWAFSSWQPHLPLAGSLNATELVSHWTAVFEKRGIPEAQASSEYIVAHVLGAKTFQSLRPVLWTQPLTSWQLQCIQELSSRRLQRMPVQYILGEWDFQGLSLKMAPPVFIPRPETEELVEWVLEEVAQSPCTVGAQGGPLILEVGCGSGAIALSLLSQLPQSRVIAVDKGEAAICLTQENAQRLRLLDRIRIVPLDVTLEGSWAHLLPWGPMDLVVSNPPYIFHQDMEQLAPEIRSYEDPLALDGGEEGMDIITHILALAPWLLKDSGSIFLEVDPRHPELVGSWLQSQPNLSLDLVAVRRDFCGRPRFLHIRRSGRQRGCPADAWPGPQPARVPG; encoded by the exons ATGGAGCTTGGGGGCCGAATGCTCTGGGCCCTCCTGTCTGGCcccgggaggaggggaggcaccAGGGGCTGGGCCTTCAGCTCATGGCAACCCCATCTGCCTCTGGCTGGGTCATTGAATGCCACAGAGCTGGTCAGCCACTGGACTGCAGTCTTTGAGAAGAGGGGCATCCCTGAGGCCCAGGCATCCAGTGAGTACATCGTGGCTCATGTCCTTGGAGCCAAAACA TTTCAGAGCCTGAGACCAGTACTTTGGACCCAGCCCCTGACCTCTTGGCAGCTACAATGCATCCAGGAGCTGAGTAGCCGCCGATTGCAAAG GATGCCTGTGCAGTACATCCTTGGCGAGTGGGACTTTCAAGGACTCAGTCTGAAGATGGCCCCCCCAGTGTTCATCCCTCGCCCGGAAACAGAG GAGCTGGTTGAATGGGTGCTGGAGGAGGTGGCCCAGAGTCCCTGTACAGTGGGAGCCCAAGGTGGCCCCCTCATCCTGGAGGTGGGCTGCGGATCGGGAGCCATCGCCCTCAGCCTGCTGAGTCAGCTTCCCCAG AGCCGAGTCATTGCCGTGGATAAAGGAGAAGCTGCCATCTGCCTGACCCAGGAGAATGCTCAAAG GCTTCGGTTGCTGGACAGAATTCGGATCGTCCCCCTCGATGTGACCTTAG AGGGGAGCTGGGCGCAcctcctgccctggggccccATGGACCTGGTCGTCAGCAACCCTCCCTACATCTTCCACCAAGACATGGAGCAGCTGGCCCCTGAGATCCGCAG CTATGAAGACCCACTAGCCCtggatggtggggaggagggcatggaCATCATTACCCACATCTTGGCCCTGGCACCTTGGCTCCTGAAGGACTCTGG GAGCATTTTCTTAGAAGTGGACCCAAGACACCCAGAGCTTGTTGGCAGCTGGCTTCAGAGCCAGCCTAACCTGTCCCTTGATCTCGTGGCTGTGCGCAGGGACTTCTGTGGGAG GCCCCGATTCCTGCATATCCGGAGGTCTGGGCGACAGCGTGGCTGCCCCGCAGATGCCTGGCCAGGGCCCCAGCCTGCCAGAGTGCCGGGCTGA
- the C1H3orf18 gene encoding uncharacterized protein C3orf18 homolog isoform X2, with product MGIGAGRTEEPGRERLRGTETQGGGVTCLGSSDSWAGVSLQERKTLRCFFFSPSRSTQGAGELPFSSEVATWKYSRGHRLGYYPCQERVGRSTDHRQSLSQGRLSIGMDSRILPARSWLSSRPPTSEPDLEPATEGPASETTTLSTEATNFNDTRIPDVTGSTAGVGTMLLSFGIITVIGLAVAMVLYIRKKKSFPALAMWLGGSSQTTLPSQGPLQRPSRLVFTDVANAIHA from the exons ATGGGGATTGGAGCAGGGAGGACTGAGGAACCTGGTAGAGAACG ACTCAGAGGAACTGAGACCCAGGGAGGTGGAGTGACGTGCCTAGGGTCATCTGACTCTTGGGCAGGTGTTTCCCTCCAGGAAAGGAAAACGCTgcggtgtttttttttctccccaagcaGGAG cACCCAGGGGGCCGGGGAGCTCCCTTTCTCCTCGGAGGTGGCAACCTGGAAGTATAGCAGGGGCCACAGGCTGGGATACTACCCATGTCAGGAGCGAGTTGGCAGGTCGACTGACCACAGGCAGTCTCTCAGCCAGGGCCGTCTCAGCATTGGCATGGACTCCAGGATCCTGCCTGCCAGGAGCTGGCTCAGCAGCCGCCCACCCACCTCTGAGCCCGACCTGGAGCCTGCCACAGAGGGGCCAGCCTCTGAGACCACCACCCTCAGCACAGAAGCCACCAACTTTAATGACACCAGAATCCCTGATGTGACTGGTAGCACAGCTGGTGTAGGCACAATGCTTCTGTCCTTTGGGATCATCACGGTGATTGGCCTGGCTGTGGCCATG GTTTTGTAcattaggaagaagaaaag CTTTCCAGCACTCGCCATGTGGTTGGGTGGCAGCTCTCAG ACCACGCTCCCCTCTCAGGGCCCACTGCAGAGGCCCAGCCGGCTGGTGTTCACTGACGTAGCCAATGCCATCCATGCGTGA
- the C1H3orf18 gene encoding uncharacterized protein C3orf18 homolog isoform X1, with protein MGIGAGRTEEPGRERLRGTETQGGGVTCLGSSDSWAGVSLQERKTLRCFFFSPSRSTQGAGELPFSSEVATWKYSRGHRLGYYPCQERVGRSTDHRQSLSQGRLSIGMDSRILPARSWLSSRPPTSEPDLEPATEGPASETTTLSTEATNFNDTRIPDVTGSTAGVGTMLLSFGIITVIGLAVAMVLYIRKKKRLEKLRHQLMPMYSFDPTEEQDELEQELLEHGRDAASMQAAASVQAAQGKTTLPSQGPLQRPSRLVFTDVANAIHA; from the exons ATGGGGATTGGAGCAGGGAGGACTGAGGAACCTGGTAGAGAACG ACTCAGAGGAACTGAGACCCAGGGAGGTGGAGTGACGTGCCTAGGGTCATCTGACTCTTGGGCAGGTGTTTCCCTCCAGGAAAGGAAAACGCTgcggtgtttttttttctccccaagcaGGAG cACCCAGGGGGCCGGGGAGCTCCCTTTCTCCTCGGAGGTGGCAACCTGGAAGTATAGCAGGGGCCACAGGCTGGGATACTACCCATGTCAGGAGCGAGTTGGCAGGTCGACTGACCACAGGCAGTCTCTCAGCCAGGGCCGTCTCAGCATTGGCATGGACTCCAGGATCCTGCCTGCCAGGAGCTGGCTCAGCAGCCGCCCACCCACCTCTGAGCCCGACCTGGAGCCTGCCACAGAGGGGCCAGCCTCTGAGACCACCACCCTCAGCACAGAAGCCACCAACTTTAATGACACCAGAATCCCTGATGTGACTGGTAGCACAGCTGGTGTAGGCACAATGCTTCTGTCCTTTGGGATCATCACGGTGATTGGCCTGGCTGTGGCCATG GTTTTGTAcattaggaagaagaaaag GCTGGAGAAGCTCCGCCACCAGCTCATGCCCATGTACAGCTTCGACCCTACAGAGGAGCAAGATGAGCTGGAGCAGGAGCTGCTGGAACATGGGCGCGACGCCGCCTCCATGCAGGCTGCTGCCTCTGTGCAGGCCGCGCAGGGCAAG ACCACGCTCCCCTCTCAGGGCCCACTGCAGAGGCCCAGCCGGCTGGTGTTCACTGACGTAGCCAATGCCATCCATGCGTGA
- the C1H3orf18 gene encoding uncharacterized protein C3orf18 homolog isoform X3, whose amino-acid sequence MDSRILPARSWLSSRPPTSEPDLEPATEGPASETTTLSTEATNFNDTRIPDVTGSTAGVGTMLLSFGIITVIGLAVAMVLYIRKKKRLEKLRHQLMPMYSFDPTEEQDELEQELLEHGRDAASMQAAASVQAAQGKTTLPSQGPLQRPSRLVFTDVANAIHA is encoded by the exons ATGGACTCCAGGATCCTGCCTGCCAGGAGCTGGCTCAGCAGCCGCCCACCCACCTCTGAGCCCGACCTGGAGCCTGCCACAGAGGGGCCAGCCTCTGAGACCACCACCCTCAGCACAGAAGCCACCAACTTTAATGACACCAGAATCCCTGATGTGACTGGTAGCACAGCTGGTGTAGGCACAATGCTTCTGTCCTTTGGGATCATCACGGTGATTGGCCTGGCTGTGGCCATG GTTTTGTAcattaggaagaagaaaag GCTGGAGAAGCTCCGCCACCAGCTCATGCCCATGTACAGCTTCGACCCTACAGAGGAGCAAGATGAGCTGGAGCAGGAGCTGCTGGAACATGGGCGCGACGCCGCCTCCATGCAGGCTGCTGCCTCTGTGCAGGCCGCGCAGGGCAAG ACCACGCTCCCCTCTCAGGGCCCACTGCAGAGGCCCAGCCGGCTGGTGTTCACTGACGTAGCCAATGCCATCCATGCGTGA